One genomic segment of Hordeum vulgare subsp. vulgare chromosome 2H, MorexV3_pseudomolecules_assembly, whole genome shotgun sequence includes these proteins:
- the LOC123426076 gene encoding glycine-rich RNA-binding protein RZ1C-like, producing the protein MTEKEVGRIFVGGLSWDTTERTLERAFGEFGKVIETQVVTERDTGRSRGFGFVTFSEPRAVDVAIREMHNGELDGRTISVNKAQPRVNSNDGGYGYGGSSYSSGARGGYRGAADIVPAASDDCFKCGRPGHWARECPYSVGGRPGRYSPPSRYVNGAGGRGDRFGGSDRFANRYVDDRYDGGRYADDRYGGGRDRYPPAADRFSGDRYGGGDRYASGGFARERSYERDGGRPGGSYYRDEPRGTGGYGRGGPRVANGDRYGSAGPARLGGSYRDRPAPYDRPTRGARSYDERY; encoded by the exons ATGACGGAGAAGGAGGTGGGACGGATCTTCGTGGGCGGACTCTCCTGGGACACCACGGAGCGCACTCTGGAGCGAGCTTTCGGCGAGTTCGGCAAGGTCATCGAGACGCAG GTTGTAACAGAAAGAGACACAGGCCGCTCCCGTGGGTTTGGGTTTGTTACATTCTCGGAACCTCGGGCTGTGGATGTTGCGATCCGGGAAATGCACAATGGAGAACTAGATGGTCGGACCATTTCTGTGAACAAAGCTCAACCTAGAGTGAACAGTAATGATGGTGGCTATGGATATGGGGGTAGTAGTTACTCATCTGGAGCTAGAGGTGGATATCGTGGTGCAGCTGACATAGTACCCGCTGCAAGTGATGATTGCTTTAAGTGTGGACGCCCTGGACACTGGGCTCGTGAATGTCCCTATTCTGTTGGAGGTAGACCTGGAAGGTACTCTCCCCCTTCCAGGTATGTCAATGGCGCTGGTGGGCGTGGTGACCGCTTTGGAGGATCAGACCGTTTTGCTAATCGCTATGTTGATGATCGTTATGATGGTGGCCGCTATGCCGATGATCGTTATGGTGGTGGACGCGATCGCTATCCTCCAGCTGCTGATCGTTTTTCTGGCGACAGATATGGTGGTGGTGATCGTTATGCATCAGGTGGCTTTGCCAGGGAAAGAAGCTATGAGAGAGATGGAGGGCGGCCAGGTGGAAGTTATTACCGTGATGAACCTAGAGGAACTGGTGGTTATGGCAGGGGTGGTCCACGTGTGGCGAATGGTGACAGATATGGGAGTGCTGGACCTGCTCGCCTTGGCGGGAGTTACCGAGATAGGCCTGCTCCCTATGATCGGCCCACTCGCGGCGCTCGCTCGTATGATGAACGCTACTGA